Within the Solwaraspora sp. WMMA2056 genome, the region TGATCGACGGACAGCTGTACGGCGCCGAACTCGTCGCCGGCCGGTGGCGGTGGAGCTGGCACGGCGTACCGCAGGACGCCGCCGAGGTGACGGCCGCCGGCGCGGTCACCGTCCGCGACGGCGCCGACTCGGCGGCCCGGCCGTACGTGTTCGTCGTCGCCGACGGTCGGCTCTGGTGCCGCTGGTGGGACGGGGCCAACTGGACGTGGAGCGACCTCGGCGCCCCGCCCGGTGCCGAGATCGCCGTCGCGCTCGGTGTGGTGGCCGTCCGCGACGGCCCCGGTGCGCCGCAGCGGCCGTACGTGTTCGTCGACGCCGTCGACGGTGCCGGTGCCCACCGGGCCTGGTCGGCCTGGTGGACCGGGCTGCGGTGGCAGTGGTCCGATCACGGCAACCCGCTGGCCGACCCGACGTACCGACTGGCACCGGTCGGGGCGGCGGTCATGCGGTACGCGCCGGACGCACCCGAGTTCCCGCAGCTGTTCGTGATCGAGCCCCACCGCCGGGTGTGGCAGCTCGGCTGGGACGGCTCCCGCTGGTCGTGGAGCGACCGGGGGAGCCCGGGCAGCATCCTGACCGGTCTCGGGGTGACCACCACCACCGACGCCGGGACCGGGCTGGTCCGACCCTGGGTCTTCGTCGGCCAGTGGGCGCACGGGGTCTACGCGTTGTCGTACGCCGGTGGTGGTCAGTGGGCGTGGGCCGACCACCAGGGTCCGCAGCCGTCGGCTCTCGCGCCCGCGCCGGCCGGGGTGCTCACCGTCGCGGACCGGCCCGGCGCCGACCAGCGGCCGTACGTGTTCATCTGCGACCACATGAAGATCGGCGGGCCGATCTCGGTGAACTGGTACGTCGCCGACGGCCGGTGGACCTGGTCGAACCAGGACGGCACCCGGGCGGTGCCCGGTCAGCCGGGCTGCGGGTCGGCGGTCGCCATCACCGACGCCGGCATCGGCCCGCAGCGGCCGTACGTCTTCTACTGGACGCCACGGGCCACCGACAGCGTGGCCCCGGACCAGTTGACCGTCAACTGGTGGGGCTGACCGGCAGCACCGGTACGGCACAATCAGTCGCATGCGGATCCGACGGGTCACCACGGTGGCGGAGGTACTGGCCGCTGGCGCGCTGTTCGACGACGCGCCGCAGCCGGCGGCGACCGAGCGGTTCCTCGCCGACGAGCGGCACCACCTGCTGGTCGCCTACGTCGACGACGGGGTGCCGGCCGGGATGGTCACCGGGGTGGAGACGACCCACCCGGACAAGGGCACCGAGATGTTCCTGTACGAACTGGGCGTCGACGACGCGTACCAGGGTCGGGGGATCGGCACGGCGTTGGTCGAGGCCCTGGCGGAGCTGGCGCGCACGCGGGGCTGTTTCGGGATGTGGGTGATCACCGACGTCGACAACGTGCCGGCACGGGCGACGTA harbors:
- a CDS encoding GNAT family N-acetyltransferase produces the protein MRIRRVTTVAEVLAAGALFDDAPQPAATERFLADERHHLLVAYVDDGVPAGMVTGVETTHPDKGTEMFLYELGVDDAYQGRGIGTALVEALAELARTRGCFGMWVITDVDNVPARATYRRADGVDEDGQVVYSWSFDAAPEADNDV